A genomic window from Halorussus rarus includes:
- a CDS encoding sodium:calcium antiporter — translation MSRVGRVLGVVLVASLVAGVAVAPALAQEAGESGEEGEEGGIEGALEGFVESQGLVGAVLVLLGGAALMTFCVEKLISYLTRAAFGLQMSLFALAIVFTGFEFDDTVLALVLSSGGLEGAALGTALGTGLAIVGITLALAAIVEPFPVDLPTDYVALFALGPLLLVPFVLTRTLTLVHGVLLVGSFVLMFGYFLVREYRRETPVFRNTELGESIQADGGTAVPASLSDIPEDRLIAGRSGSGFVWVGLAVLSLVGIVLASMLLEAGSGVVVEGFGIDETVFGATVLTAILTFEDLLLTLEPVRRGVPEIGVGNVIGSVLFSVTGNVGVIMLLSEVTVSSSVLTFHLPAVVVVTALAAYFFHQGRLKRWHGYLLGGLYVAYWVVALVVFGGVPLGG, via the coding sequence ATGTCACGGGTGGGGAGGGTACTCGGCGTCGTGCTGGTGGCGTCGCTCGTCGCGGGGGTGGCGGTCGCGCCGGCGCTCGCCCAGGAGGCGGGAGAATCGGGCGAAGAGGGTGAAGAAGGCGGTATCGAAGGCGCGTTGGAGGGGTTCGTCGAGAGCCAGGGTCTGGTCGGGGCGGTGCTCGTCCTCCTGGGCGGTGCGGCCCTGATGACGTTCTGCGTCGAGAAGCTCATCAGCTACCTCACGCGGGCCGCGTTCGGCCTGCAGATGTCGCTGTTCGCGCTCGCGATCGTCTTCACGGGGTTCGAGTTCGACGACACGGTGCTGGCGCTCGTCCTCTCGTCGGGCGGCCTCGAGGGGGCCGCGCTCGGGACGGCGCTGGGGACCGGGCTCGCCATCGTCGGCATCACGCTCGCGCTCGCCGCGATCGTCGAGCCGTTCCCGGTGGACCTGCCGACCGACTACGTCGCGCTCTTCGCGCTCGGGCCGCTGCTGCTGGTCCCGTTCGTCCTCACGCGGACGCTGACGCTCGTCCACGGCGTCCTGCTGGTCGGGTCGTTCGTCCTGATGTTCGGCTACTTCCTCGTCCGGGAGTACCGGCGCGAGACCCCCGTCTTCCGGAACACCGAGCTCGGCGAGTCGATACAGGCGGACGGCGGAACCGCCGTCCCAGCCTCGCTCTCCGACATCCCGGAGGACCGCCTGATCGCCGGGCGGTCCGGGTCCGGATTCGTGTGGGTCGGACTCGCCGTCCTCTCGCTGGTCGGCATCGTCCTGGCGTCGATGCTGCTCGAGGCCGGGTCGGGGGTCGTCGTCGAGGGGTTCGGCATCGACGAGACCGTCTTCGGCGCGACCGTGCTGACCGCCATCCTGACCTTCGAGGACCTGCTGCTCACGCTCGAACCGGTTCGGCGGGGCGTCCCCGAGATCGGCGTCGGCAACGTCATCGGGAGCGTGCTCTTCTCGGTGACCGGCAACGTCGGCGTCATCATGCTGCTGAGCGAGGTCACCGTCTCGTCGTCGGTGCTGACGTTCCACCTGCCGGCGGTCGTCGTCGTGACCGCGCTCGCGGCGTACTTCTTCCACCAGGGTCGGCTGAAGCGGTGGCACGGCTACCTGCTCGGCGGCCTCTACGTCGCCTACTGGGTGGTCGCGCTGGTCGTCTTCGGCGGCGTGCCGCTGGGCGGCTGA
- a CDS encoding ribose-phosphate diphosphokinase codes for MIVSGSASQVLAAELAAALDEPLAGVEYERFPDGELLAAAPGVAAADVDRVVVVASTVSSDAHVELLQLQDAAREWGADEVVTVLPYMGYARQDAAFEAGHPVSARAVARAVSSGTDRVLTVNPHEDAVCDFFSVPAEPVDAAGRLAAPLPADLADPVFLSPDEGALDIAESVRDAYGAGAVDYFEKTRISGSEVELTPSDADVAGRDVVVTDDIIATGSTMSGAVEILAERGAARVFVTCVHPMLAADAFTKLSKAGVVGIYGTDTVERPVSEVSVAPVLAEKL; via the coding sequence ATGATTGTCAGCGGGTCAGCCTCGCAGGTGCTGGCGGCCGAACTCGCGGCCGCGCTCGACGAACCCCTCGCCGGCGTCGAGTACGAGCGATTCCCGGACGGCGAACTGCTGGCGGCCGCGCCCGGGGTCGCCGCGGCGGACGTCGACCGGGTCGTGGTCGTCGCCTCGACCGTCTCCTCGGACGCCCACGTCGAACTCCTCCAGCTGCAGGACGCCGCCCGCGAGTGGGGCGCCGACGAGGTCGTGACCGTCCTGCCGTACATGGGCTACGCCCGCCAGGACGCCGCCTTCGAGGCTGGCCACCCGGTCTCGGCCCGCGCGGTCGCCCGGGCCGTCTCGTCGGGCACCGACCGCGTGCTCACGGTCAACCCCCACGAGGACGCGGTCTGCGACTTCTTTTCGGTGCCCGCCGAACCGGTCGACGCCGCGGGGCGACTCGCCGCCCCGCTGCCCGCCGACCTCGCCGACCCCGTCTTCCTCTCGCCCGACGAGGGCGCGCTCGACATCGCCGAGTCGGTCCGGGACGCCTACGGCGCCGGCGCGGTCGACTACTTCGAGAAGACCCGGATCTCGGGGTCGGAGGTCGAACTCACCCCGAGCGACGCCGACGTGGCGGGCCGGGACGTGGTCGTGACCGACGACATCATCGCCACCGGGTCGACGATGTCGGGCGCTGTCGAGATCCTGGCCGAGAGGGGCGCCGCCCGGGTGTTCGTCACCTGCGTCCACCCGATGCTGGCCGCCGACGCCTTCACGAAGCTCTCGAAGGCGGGCGTGGTGGGAATCTACGGGACCGACACCGTCGAGCGGCCGGTCAGCGAGGTGTCGGTCGCGCCCGTGCTCGCCGAGAAGTTGTAG
- the glmM gene encoding phosphoglucosamine mutase — MKVFGSSGTRGVANEELTPEFALKVAKAAGTAWRADRVGVARDTRATGGMLADAAASGLASVGADVDRLGIVPTPGAQAYAEREGIPVVMITASHNPPEYNGVKLVGDDGVELTVEALERIEQKFLAEKFESVSWSRTGESRRVEGVRRAYVDELLAAVDRETIADADLTVALDPGHGAGALTSPEFFRRLGCRVVTANSQADGHFPGRDPEPVPENLGDLGRLVGASDADVGIAHDGDADRAIFYDETGEYVEGDATLAALAAAELEPGDAVVSAVNVSQRLVDVADDRDAYLELTPIGSTNIITRIRELRRQDRPVPVAGEGNGGIFFPGYRLARDGAYTAAKFLELLADRPASEVVAPYDGYHNVRINIGFDDDAEREAILAAAEREATDSDADTTTLDGYRIDYGDAWVLARPSGTEPMVRIYAEARDADRAEELAEELEGQLLAAKADA, encoded by the coding sequence ATGAAAGTGTTCGGGTCGAGTGGTACTCGGGGGGTCGCCAACGAGGAGCTGACCCCGGAGTTCGCGCTCAAGGTCGCGAAGGCCGCGGGGACGGCCTGGCGGGCCGATCGGGTCGGGGTCGCCAGGGACACCCGCGCCACGGGCGGGATGCTCGCGGACGCCGCCGCCAGCGGGCTGGCCAGCGTCGGCGCGGACGTCGACCGGCTCGGTATCGTTCCCACGCCGGGCGCGCAGGCGTACGCCGAGCGCGAGGGGATTCCGGTCGTGATGATAACCGCCTCGCACAATCCGCCGGAGTACAACGGCGTCAAACTGGTCGGCGACGACGGCGTGGAGCTCACCGTCGAGGCGCTCGAGCGCATCGAGCAGAAGTTCCTCGCCGAGAAGTTCGAGTCGGTGTCGTGGAGCCGGACCGGCGAGAGCCGGCGCGTCGAGGGCGTGCGCCGGGCGTACGTCGACGAGCTGCTCGCGGCGGTCGACCGCGAGACCATCGCGGACGCCGACCTCACGGTCGCGCTCGACCCGGGCCACGGCGCGGGCGCGCTCACCAGCCCCGAGTTCTTCCGGCGGCTCGGCTGCCGGGTCGTCACCGCCAACAGCCAGGCCGACGGCCACTTCCCCGGCCGGGACCCCGAGCCCGTCCCGGAGAACCTCGGCGACCTCGGCCGGCTCGTGGGGGCCAGCGACGCCGACGTCGGTATCGCCCACGACGGCGACGCCGACCGGGCCATCTTCTACGACGAGACCGGCGAGTACGTCGAGGGCGACGCCACCCTGGCGGCGCTGGCGGCCGCCGAACTCGAACCCGGCGACGCGGTCGTCTCGGCGGTCAACGTCTCCCAGCGGCTGGTCGACGTGGCCGACGACCGCGACGCCTACCTCGAACTCACGCCCATCGGATCGACCAACATCATCACCCGCATCCGGGAGCTCCGGCGCCAGGACCGGCCGGTCCCGGTCGCGGGCGAGGGCAACGGCGGCATCTTCTTCCCCGGCTACCGGCTGGCCCGCGACGGCGCCTACACCGCCGCGAAGTTCCTCGAGCTCCTGGCCGACCGGCCGGCCAGCGAGGTGGTCGCGCCCTACGACGGCTACCACAACGTCCGGATCAACATCGGGTTCGACGACGACGCCGAGCGCGAGGCCATCCTGGCCGCGGCCGAGCGCGAGGCCACCGACTCGGACGCCGACACCACGACCCTCGACGGCTACCGCATCGACTACGGCGACGCCTGGGTGCTGGCACGGCCAAGCGGCACCGAGCCGATGGTCCGCATCTACGCCGAGGCCCGCGACGCAGACCGCGCCGAGGAGCTCGCCGAGGAGCTCGAGGGCCAGCTGCTGGCGGCGAAGGCCGACGCGTAG
- a CDS encoding DUF7118 family protein, producing MSDQQPATETDLPAALADADAAYREIDDRIAEYGEGTVEALADAYDEATRLLDRYEGQATGTGRENFKNFIQFQEQFGTLVEDLSDDLPERDAFEAANDRFDKRRLSEADFAAARDRLEAASDIAGLLDERREALAEYREVRRDVGRALADVREEIDDRERLVELDAADLDAPVEEIRDPVETYNDAVSEAFAAFKADASARELLDFLAATRDYSLVGFRDPPESLRRFVESSDTGTEPVPDLLEYARYSNSKLDHYVDDPAALKRAVATNETYLERLDAEPLQLAWPPQPASELRWRVDELVSVVARFAPEDVVAALREVQSVVRDEERFEHLRTVAEARTELSAAEREKVASGAVEDELDVLRERKRRLEEALAEYPER from the coding sequence ATGAGCGACCAACAGCCCGCGACCGAGACCGACCTGCCCGCGGCGCTCGCCGACGCCGACGCCGCCTACCGCGAAATCGACGACCGCATCGCCGAGTACGGCGAGGGGACCGTCGAAGCGCTCGCCGACGCCTACGACGAGGCGACCCGCCTGCTCGACCGCTACGAGGGCCAGGCCACCGGCACCGGCCGCGAGAACTTCAAGAACTTCATCCAGTTCCAGGAGCAGTTCGGCACGCTCGTCGAGGACCTGTCCGACGACCTGCCCGAGCGCGACGCCTTCGAGGCCGCGAACGACCGGTTCGACAAGCGCCGGCTGAGCGAGGCCGACTTCGCGGCCGCCCGAGACCGCCTCGAAGCCGCGAGCGACATCGCCGGCCTGCTCGACGAGCGCCGCGAGGCGCTGGCCGAGTACCGCGAGGTCCGGCGCGACGTCGGGCGCGCGCTCGCCGACGTCAGGGAGGAGATCGACGACCGCGAGCGGCTGGTCGAACTCGACGCGGCCGACCTCGACGCGCCGGTCGAGGAGATCCGCGACCCCGTCGAGACGTACAACGACGCCGTGAGCGAGGCGTTCGCCGCGTTCAAGGCCGACGCCAGCGCCCGCGAACTGCTGGACTTCCTGGCCGCGACCCGCGACTACTCGCTGGTCGGGTTCCGCGACCCGCCCGAGAGCCTCCGGCGGTTCGTCGAGTCGAGCGACACCGGCACCGAGCCGGTCCCCGACCTGCTGGAGTACGCCCGCTACTCGAACTCCAAGCTCGACCACTACGTCGACGACCCGGCCGCGCTCAAGCGCGCCGTGGCGACAAACGAGACGTACCTCGAACGGCTGGACGCCGAGCCCCTGCAACTGGCGTGGCCGCCCCAGCCCGCGTCGGAGCTCCGGTGGCGAGTCGACGAACTGGTGTCGGTCGTCGCCCGGTTCGCGCCCGAGGACGTGGTGGCGGCGCTCCGCGAGGTCCAGTCGGTCGTCCGCGACGAGGAGCGGTTCGAGCACCTCCGGACCGTGGCCGAGGCCCGGACCGAGCTCTCGGCGGCCGAGCGCGAGAAGGTGGCCAGCGGGGCCGTCGAGGACGAACTCGACGTCCTCCGGGAGCGAAAGCGGCGACTCGAGGAGGCGCTGGCGGAGTACCCCGAGCGGTAG
- a CDS encoding HVO_0234 family beta-propeller protein → MGISIDEKRVYGASEGPTPVYVAGEFGVARVDTSDDLVGEFGLARRCTARDAAGRDGRLAVATDEDVLVGAGDDADGESTAATTFEALDLGPAAAVGFAPDGRLVVARDDGTVVRRATGGETADGSESGDWTALGELAGVRAIDGDFLAAESGVYRAADDGLTRVGLDDARDVTAAGVPLAATGEGLFRLGNGWLSERDGAFRAVAAAEPTTVDDDRPTLPEAHAAGEDGLFAREGGGERTGGEGERSEPERRQTSSAGSSRASADDASDGEWRAVDLPVSGDVAALDRGEAGAYAVTEDGTFLLTVGDGWNHQILGLRGVRAVAAPR, encoded by the coding sequence ATGGGCATCAGCATCGACGAGAAGCGGGTGTACGGCGCCAGCGAGGGGCCGACGCCGGTGTACGTCGCCGGCGAGTTCGGCGTCGCCCGCGTGGACACCTCCGACGACCTCGTGGGCGAGTTCGGCCTCGCCCGCCGGTGTACGGCCCGCGACGCCGCGGGCCGGGACGGCCGGCTCGCTGTCGCGACCGACGAGGACGTGCTGGTCGGTGCCGGGGACGACGCCGACGGCGAAAGCACTGCGGCGACGACGTTCGAGGCCCTCGACCTCGGCCCGGCCGCGGCGGTCGGCTTCGCCCCGGACGGCCGACTGGTGGTCGCCCGCGACGACGGGACGGTCGTCCGGCGAGCGACGGGCGGCGAGACGGCCGACGGGTCCGAGTCCGGCGACTGGACCGCCCTCGGCGAACTGGCCGGCGTGCGGGCAATCGACGGCGACTTCCTCGCCGCGGAGTCCGGCGTCTACCGCGCCGCGGACGACGGCCTGACCCGCGTCGGCCTCGACGACGCCCGGGACGTGACCGCCGCCGGCGTCCCGCTGGCCGCGACCGGCGAGGGCCTGTTCCGGCTCGGCAACGGCTGGCTGAGCGAGCGCGACGGCGCGTTCCGCGCGGTCGCCGCGGCGGAACCGACCACCGTTGACGACGACCGCCCGACGCTCCCCGAAGCGCACGCCGCGGGCGAGGACGGCCTGTTCGCCCGCGAGGGCGGCGGTGAGCGAACCGGGGGTGAGGGCGAACGAAGCGAGCCCGAACGACGGCAGACGTCGTCTGCCGGTAGCTCGCGAGCCTCGGCGGACGACGCGTCCGACGGCGAGTGGCGCGCGGTCGATCTGCCGGTCTCGGGCGACGTCGCGGCGCTGGACCGTGGCGAGGCCGGCGCCTACGCGGTCACCGAAGACGGGACCTTCCTGCTGACGGTCGGCGACGGCTGGAACCACCAGATACTCGGCCTCCGCGGCGTGCGGGCGGTCGCCGCGCCGCGGTAG
- a CDS encoding AI-2E family transporter, translating into MVGLPDERERLAWWGFTLLVAAVFAFTLWAFVGTVVLGVFIYYGTRPLYRRLRTEFTSDHAADLTLLIVLVPVFALVGYTVLVGLDQLSQLTGTYPAVFRGEISESPEEATGAITNATGVLGSGSGAGGMGEAFSTAVGVLGALTGGLAHLVLSFLLAFTLLREDDRIAAWFTDQFAPEGSAAYAYAVSVDEDLHTVYVGNVLTVFAVIVLGLLVYNGLDVFSPSTIGVPVPTLLALLTGLATLVPLVVGKIVYVPVGLYLAYLAATGPGPLWFPAAFFLACFVLLDLLPVAVLRPYIAGRNIHGGLMIFAYIGGTMLFGWYGLFLGPLLVVVGVHLARIVLPALVHGDAVTGEVLTAESLGTDPSSIVESPATDAPDADPTADERTTDGGKADEPESRHETDG; encoded by the coding sequence ATGGTCGGACTGCCGGACGAGCGCGAGCGCCTCGCGTGGTGGGGCTTCACCCTGCTGGTCGCGGCCGTGTTCGCGTTCACCCTCTGGGCGTTCGTCGGGACCGTGGTGCTCGGCGTGTTCATCTACTACGGGACGCGCCCGCTCTACCGCCGGCTCCGGACCGAGTTCACGTCGGACCACGCCGCCGACCTCACCCTCCTCATCGTGCTCGTCCCGGTGTTCGCGCTGGTCGGGTACACCGTCCTCGTCGGCCTCGACCAGTTGAGCCAGTTGACCGGGACCTACCCGGCGGTGTTTCGCGGCGAGATTTCGGAGTCGCCCGAGGAGGCGACGGGGGCGATCACGAACGCCACCGGCGTGCTCGGTTCCGGGTCCGGAGCCGGCGGGATGGGCGAGGCGTTCTCGACGGCCGTCGGGGTCCTGGGCGCCCTGACCGGCGGCCTGGCCCACCTCGTGCTCTCGTTCCTGCTGGCGTTCACGCTGCTGCGCGAGGACGACCGCATCGCGGCGTGGTTCACCGACCAGTTCGCCCCCGAGGGGTCGGCGGCCTACGCCTACGCGGTGTCCGTCGACGAGGACCTCCACACGGTGTACGTCGGCAACGTCCTGACGGTGTTCGCGGTCATCGTGCTGGGTCTGCTCGTGTACAACGGCCTCGACGTGTTCTCGCCGTCGACCATCGGCGTGCCCGTCCCGACGCTGCTCGCGCTGCTGACGGGGCTGGCGACGCTCGTGCCCCTCGTGGTCGGGAAGATAGTCTACGTCCCGGTCGGACTGTACCTCGCCTATCTGGCCGCCACCGGCCCCGGACCGCTCTGGTTCCCGGCGGCGTTCTTCCTCGCCTGCTTCGTCCTGCTCGACCTCCTGCCGGTCGCGGTCCTGCGGCCCTACATCGCCGGTCGGAACATCCACGGCGGGCTGATGATCTTCGCCTACATCGGCGGCACGATGCTGTTCGGCTGGTACGGGCTGTTCCTCGGCCCGCTGCTGGTCGTGGTCGGCGTCCACCTCGCCCGCATCGTGCTCCCGGCGCTGGTCCACGGCGACGCGGTCACCGGCGAGGTGCTGACCGCCGAGTCGCTCGGCACCGACCCGTCCTCGATAGTCGAGAGCCCCGCGACCGACGCCCCGGACGCGGACCCGACCGCCGACGAGCGGACGACCGACGGAGGGAAGGCCGACGAGCCCGAATCCCGGCACGAGACCGATGGGTGA
- a CDS encoding IMPACT family protein — protein MGEDADRDDDADAFRTPAGRGRAAFEIRGSEFVGHLGPAADREAAEAFVADVRSEHADATHNVPAYRVRESGGRSQASGDRSRSRDSGAGLLREYGDDDGEPSGSAGKPALNVLQRESVENVVAVVTRYYGGTNLGVGGLARAYSRAVKAALDDAGVVERRPRERFDVAVDYDDSGTVRGILESAGGEDGVEFDADYAERVAFAVRAPVDHAAAVRDRIRSATSGRADIDADAE, from the coding sequence ATGGGTGAGGACGCCGACCGGGACGACGATGCGGACGCCTTCCGGACGCCGGCGGGCCGCGGCCGGGCCGCCTTCGAGATCCGCGGCTCGGAGTTCGTCGGCCACCTCGGGCCCGCGGCCGACCGCGAGGCCGCCGAGGCGTTCGTCGCCGATGTCCGAAGCGAGCACGCCGACGCGACCCACAACGTGCCGGCCTACCGGGTCCGGGAGTCGGGCGGCCGGTCACAGGCGTCCGGCGACCGGTCGCGGAGCCGCGACTCCGGCGCCGGCCTGCTCCGGGAGTACGGCGACGACGACGGCGAGCCCTCCGGGTCGGCGGGCAAGCCCGCACTCAACGTCCTCCAGCGCGAGAGCGTCGAGAACGTCGTCGCGGTCGTGACCCGGTACTACGGCGGGACGAACCTCGGCGTGGGCGGCCTGGCGCGGGCCTACTCCCGGGCGGTCAAGGCGGCCCTGGACGACGCCGGCGTCGTCGAGCGGCGGCCCCGCGAGCGGTTCGACGTCGCGGTCGACTACGACGACTCGGGGACGGTCCGGGGGATTCTGGAGAGCGCGGGCGGCGAGGACGGCGTCGAGTTCGACGCCGACTACGCCGAACGCGTCGCGTTCGCGGTCCGGGCGCCGGTCGACCACGCTGCCGCGGTCCGCGACCGCATCCGGAGCGCGACGAGCGGCCGGGCCGACATCGACGCCGACGCGGAGTGA
- a CDS encoding DUF5518 domain-containing protein, with amino-acid sequence MDRKAVYLGSLCQAVVFAVVFPLFSLLPSTASFVAGGLVAGWNSDSYENEFVDGAASAVLGVLLSLLVLICYNWIVLPTNVLRYKIDYALLTALQVGGLVVVSIPIAGVVGCFTGHVAARLRDAYGRPAP; translated from the coding sequence ATGGATAGGAAAGCCGTCTACCTCGGGTCCCTCTGCCAGGCCGTCGTCTTCGCGGTCGTCTTCCCGCTCTTCTCGCTGCTCCCCTCGACCGCCTCGTTCGTCGCCGGCGGACTGGTCGCGGGCTGGAACAGCGACTCCTACGAGAACGAGTTCGTCGACGGCGCCGCGTCGGCGGTCCTCGGGGTGTTGCTCTCGCTGCTGGTCCTCATCTGCTACAACTGGATCGTCCTGCCCACGAACGTGCTCCGGTACAAGATCGACTACGCCCTCCTCACCGCCCTCCAGGTCGGCGGCCTCGTCGTCGTGAGCATCCCGATCGCCGGGGTGGTGGGCTGTTTCACGGGCCACGTCGCCGCACGGCTCCGCGACGCCTACGGACGGCCGGCCCCCTGA
- a CDS encoding PQQ-dependent sugar dehydrogenase gives MDFDSERRRFLAAAAATGAMGLAGCAGSDGAPEDRTETTDSGAPSEPGATETTAAGPQLPDAVGLETLATGFEVPLDVAFAPDADRRYVADQPGRVFVHDPDGLRDEPFLDLRETVVTGYEMGLLGLALHPEFAQNRRTFVRYSAPPREGTPDGYSHTFVLAEFEATDDGTAVRPDSERTILEIPEPQSNHNAGSIVFGPEGYLYVGVGDGGGGGDQGTGHVGDWYDEVDGGNGQDVTENLLGSVLRIDVDSESPEATRTGGGGTADGEPSGDRNYAVPDDNPFAGGGAGLPEHYAWGFRNPWRMAFDRGRLLVADVGQSAYEEVNLVERGGNYGWNVREGAHCFSADECPDSTPDDVRGGELLVDPVVEYPHSGDGVTGESVIGGNAYRGSALPGLTGAYVFADLAAEGQLLAATPADEGLWPISVVEVAGDDAGKVGRVYSFGRDADGELYVLANGEDGGGLHRIVPA, from the coding sequence ATGGATTTCGATTCGGAGCGACGACGCTTCCTCGCGGCGGCGGCCGCGACCGGTGCGATGGGGCTGGCCGGGTGTGCGGGCTCTGACGGAGCGCCGGAAGACCGGACCGAGACGACCGACTCCGGCGCTCCGTCCGAACCGGGGGCGACCGAGACGACCGCTGCGGGCCCGCAGCTCCCCGACGCGGTCGGGCTCGAGACGCTGGCGACGGGGTTCGAAGTCCCGCTCGACGTGGCGTTCGCGCCCGACGCCGACCGGCGGTACGTCGCCGACCAGCCGGGTCGGGTGTTCGTCCACGATCCCGACGGGCTGCGCGACGAGCCGTTCCTCGACCTGCGCGAGACGGTCGTCACCGGGTACGAGATGGGGCTGCTCGGCCTCGCGCTCCACCCGGAGTTCGCCCAGAACCGCCGGACGTTCGTCCGGTACAGCGCCCCGCCGCGGGAGGGGACGCCCGACGGCTACAGCCACACGTTCGTGCTCGCGGAGTTCGAAGCGACCGACGACGGCACGGCGGTCCGCCCCGACTCCGAGCGGACGATCCTGGAGATTCCGGAGCCCCAGTCCAACCACAACGCCGGGTCCATCGTCTTCGGTCCGGAGGGGTACCTCTACGTCGGCGTCGGCGACGGCGGCGGGGGCGGCGACCAGGGCACCGGCCACGTCGGCGACTGGTACGACGAGGTCGACGGCGGCAACGGGCAGGACGTCACCGAGAACCTGCTCGGGAGCGTCCTGCGCATCGACGTGGACAGCGAGTCGCCGGAGGCGACTCGGACGGGAGGCGGTGGAACCGCCGACGGCGAGCCTTCCGGGGACCGCAACTACGCCGTTCCCGACGACAACCCGTTCGCGGGCGGCGGCGCGGGACTGCCCGAGCACTACGCCTGGGGCTTCCGGAACCCCTGGCGGATGGCGTTCGACCGCGGGCGCCTCCTGGTGGCCGACGTGGGCCAGAGCGCCTACGAGGAGGTGAACCTGGTCGAGCGCGGCGGCAACTACGGCTGGAACGTCCGGGAGGGCGCCCACTGCTTCTCGGCCGACGAGTGCCCGGACAGCACGCCCGACGACGTCCGGGGCGGCGAACTGCTGGTCGACCCCGTCGTCGAGTACCCCCACTCGGGAGACGGGGTCACCGGCGAATCGGTCATCGGCGGCAACGCCTACCGGGGGTCGGCGCTGCCGGGCCTGACCGGCGCGTACGTCTTCGCCGATTTGGCGGCCGAGGGGCAACTGTTGGCCGCGACGCCCGCCGACGAGGGGCTCTGGCCCATCAGCGTCGTGGAGGTGGCCGGCGACGACGCCGGGAAGGTCGGTCGCGTCTACTCGTTCGGCCGCGACGCCGACGGCGAACTCTACGTCCTCGCGAACGGCGAGGACGGCGGCGGCCTCCACCGCATCGTGCCGGCCTGA
- the hisI gene encoding phosphoribosyl-AMP cyclohydrolase has protein sequence MSDAPSPEAESAGEDDAEDDAEAADDTAAGEAETVDLDFGETGRIPAVAQDADTGEVLMLAYVTAEAVERTRETGLAHYYSRSREELWQKGATSGHVQRVREVRVDCDGDALLYLVDQEGGACHTGYESCFYRTLDGEVVGEKAFDPEDVYE, from the coding sequence ATGAGCGACGCCCCCAGCCCCGAGGCCGAGTCAGCCGGCGAGGACGACGCCGAGGACGACGCCGAGGCGGCCGACGACACCGCCGCCGGCGAGGCCGAGACCGTCGACCTCGACTTCGGCGAGACCGGCCGCATCCCCGCCGTCGCGCAGGACGCCGACACCGGCGAGGTGCTGATGCTCGCGTACGTCACGGCCGAGGCCGTCGAGCGGACCCGCGAGACGGGCCTGGCCCACTACTACTCCCGGAGCCGCGAGGAGCTGTGGCAGAAGGGGGCGACCAGCGGCCACGTCCAGCGCGTCCGGGAGGTCCGGGTCGACTGCGACGGCGACGCGCTGCTCTACCTGGTCGACCAGGAGGGCGGCGCGTGCCACACCGGCTACGAGTCGTGCTTCTACCGGACGCTCGACGGCGAGGTCGTCGGCGAGAAGGCCTTCGACCCCGAGGACGTCTACGAGTAA